The genomic region TTTATCTGAATTTTTCACCACCGTAAAGTGCGTATTACATCTTTACATAGGGTTATGATATATAATAACCATTTTTTATATTTGTAAAAAACACTATAAATGAATTTTGAACAAAAATTTGGACACGGTAAAAAATACGAATTTCGTCCTGCTCCAAAAGTAGGAGAGTTAAATTCTCTTACTGATGAGGAGATTCAAAAGGTCAAAGACTATATGCGCACAAAAAAAGAAATAGGTGCAAATAAATATCAATATACAAACGATGAAAATCAGTTTATTGAAAAATATATGCAAGATGAAAAGCTTAGTTTCAACAAATCAAAATCCCGTGGTAGTGGATGGATGAAATTTTTCATTATTGTTGGAGGAATAGCAGGTTTATTTCTAGTAGCTCATTATTTTGATAGTACTATGTACGAGGATGATATCTTTGATAATGGTAAGGACAAATCAGAATGGGGATTAGCAGATTGGAAGGCTAAAGCAGACTTTGAAGCTGAAAAATTCTACAAGTGTGCTAAAGATTACGATTACTCGCAAAACTCGGGATATGAGTATTGCTCAAAGGATTATCAACGAGCGTGGATTTTTTATAGAGATTATCTTAACAACCGTGCTAATTTACCTACTAGCGAAATATCCCAGTTAAAAGACTATTGGAATACAGTAAGCGAAAAGACAGTCGAGAGAATTTCTAGTCAAATAGACCGCAATGAAAATTCTAGAAGGAATAAGAAATACTAATCTGAATCGGTCATATCAATCATAACAAAAATTGCTTTTCCCGTATCCCATAAAATCTGAACAGAGTTTATAAATACACAGATAAGAATCACCTCTAAACCAAAGTCAAAATATTTTGCGTACTCTAGTTTTTCGGTTATCTGGCTGTCAATGATTATTAGCAAGGCAATTGCAACAACTATCAAAATAATTTGCTCTTTCAATGAATCCAGAAGTGATTTAGAAATAGGTTTTAAGTCCAGATGAGGGTTTTCTTTTTTTATATCCTGCATTTTGGACACTACCAAACCAGAAGTAGCGGTATTGATAGCTAAAAGGGTTAATTGAACAGTTATAAGATTATCTAAGAGATAATTAACTAGATAGTCATTAGCTAAGAAAAATGATAGCAGATTTATTATCAGACCTAAGACTAGGTATAGGGCAATATCTTTTATTTGGTCTAACATTCTCTATTCTACAATATCTTTCCAAACCTTTATGATTTGTTCTGGTGAGCCTTTGAGTTGAAGCTCATTGATTTTTTTGGTTTTAGCCATATTTTTCGTCTTGATTCTACTTTTTAAGCCTAATACTTTCATAGTGATGTTTCCTCCACCTTCACTAGAGTAGCTAACCAGTCCCTCAACTTGCTTATTCTTTTTATCAATATTCTCTAAAACACCTTGTTCGGGAGCGGAGAGTTTCACGTGTGTTTTATGACTATTAGTATTCTGGATGAGTGGTTTTAATGTAGCCTTAATTGATTGTGAAATTCTAGACATATTAGGCTTTATGATTTCAAAATCAATTAGCTTAATACGCCCTTCATACTTATTAGCCACATTCCAAAACTTGTTTTCCTCAAAAATTTGCTCTAGCTCAATACTTAGGCTATTTTGATTAAGATACTTGTTGAAAATTTTCAATATTGCATTTTTGGTAACGGTGGTTGTGCTAAATGCTTCTGTATTATGGCTAATACCTATTTTCTGTACATCGTCATTTAAGTTAATTGCTAAATAAACATAAGGTTCAGTATTTTCTATTATCTCTTTAAAATCTTTGTAAATGATAGTTTTCTTTGGGTTTGCTATCCTAAATAGGAAACTATCATCCTCCTGACTAAATAATTCTAGCGGAACGCCAGTATTTAGATTTTGTAAATCCTTTACAAAATCATTAAACACTTCATTTTTCTTGTTTACTAAATCTTCATAGGTGATTTGTTCACCAAAAAGAGAGGTCTGTTTTGTAGTAATTGGTAAAAGATGAAATCTAAAAATATCGAACTTTAATGCTTTATCCATAATGTAAAATTATTGTATAAAGATAGACAGAATAAAATAAGATGTACTATGTATCAATTTAAGACTACAATTATAACGTGATACATTTTGACATCTAAGAAAACGCTATTATTAAACTTTATAGTGTACTAAATAAAACCACCCTAAATTTGGCACATTAAATTAAACCTGGTATATTTGTATCAAAGTAATTTAGTTATGAAGGCACGCTATAATCGCATAAGTACAGCAAATCAAAATTTAGAACGTCAATTAGCAAAACAAGCTAAAGGTGAAACCATCTACAACGATGTTATTAGTGGGTCGGTACTTTTCAATAAAAGACCAAAAGGTCAGGAACTTACAGAAGATATTAAATCTGGAAAAATAACTTACGTATCTGTTTCTAGTATTGATAGACTTGGTAGAAATCTCATAGATATATTACAAACGGTTCAATTTTTTACTGATAATGGTGTTAATCTAATGGTCGATAATCTGGGTATTACTAGCCTCATTGATGGAAAACCGAACAGCACCTTCAATCTCATAATAAGTGTTATGGGTAATGTAGCACAGATGGAACGTGAGACTTTACTTGAACGTCAGCGTGAAGGTATTGCAATCGCAAAAGCAAAAGGTACTTACAAAGGTCGTGTTCGTGGTTCTGTTGAAGCTAAAGAAGATTTTTTATCTAAATATCCAGATGTAATTAAATCTTTAAAAAAGGGTAATTCTCTTAGAGACACAGCTAAAATTTCTGAATGTTCACTAGGAACAGTACAAAAGGTTAAACAGTATTTAAAAACTGCTTAACCTATCTGCTCTATTCTTTTCCTAATAGCTTCAATCTCTTTACGCAGTTGGAGCTTTTTTAGTTCATTCTGGATATTAGCTTTCTTCTCTGGACTATCCGAAAGCGATAACTCTTTTTGCTTTAATTGTATTTTTTCATCTATTTCCATTTTTAAAAATTTTAGTGAACGGGTCTGATTGAATCACTTATATTGCTATTAATATCAAGGAATTTGATAAAATATAGTCCCATCTATACCCGTACAGTAACGTACATTTAGGTACAAAAAATTGTAAAAAAATTTTTCTTTCATTCTGACCGTTACTTATTGGCAATCTTTTTTCCTGTTTGTAAGAGAGGTTATCTCTGGTGCAATTGTAGGTTGAAGTAGGCAGTCCTTACCTTATCATAATTTTTATGTTTATCCCATAGAGTTAATAATGATTCAAGCTCAAACAATAGGTTTAATTGATTGGTGTCGTTTAAAAAGTTGTACTCTCTTAAAAGAACCTCTTTTGAGGTATCAGCATCAGATTCATAATTTATCAGCACAAATTCTTTAAGTAGAAAATGCAATCTTGGGTTATTTTCTAGTGTTTCCATAGTTTTAATTTTTTATTTCTATTATTTTATTACCCTCTTTGGTGATATAATTTTTCCAGCCTTCAAGGTCATATACAGGTACTTCTTTGTACCCTACTTTAGAGAATCCTAGTCTTAAATTCTCAATCAGTTTTCTTTTTGTTTTACAGTTGGTAAATGAATGTACGTGGGTCTTGTCAGTCTTCAAACCTTTTTCAATAGTGTAGTAAAATTCCAAATCGTTTAATCCTGTCCTATCGCACACCCAATTCATAACCGTTTCAACATCTTTATTGGTGTAATCATTATTGAAGGTTACTGTTAAAGCATAATAAGGTTGTTTTTGTTTTCTTTGCCTTTTAAATAATGGCAAAGCCAAATGATGTACAAGCCATTGACCTTCACTATCCTTTTCTATTCTATTATTAAACTTACCAGAATCCTTTAACTGTTTAATCTTGGTTCTAACATATCTAGAGGTAATTTTATACATTTTACTTATTTCGTGTACTCTGTAATATTCCTTTTCCATTTCTCTTTGTTATATAGTGAAACCATAAGCCAGTAAGTTTAAAACCCTGCTTTGATTCCTTATTTTTAAATAAATAGTACGAGGGAAATAAAAAAACCCATCAGAAACTATTTTTTATTAAAGAATGGACAATTTGAATGAATAAGTCAATAGGTAAACTTCAACACTTTCCAAATTGCAACAGAAAAAACTTGAGGTCAAAGGTTTTTTTATATATAATTGCTTTAGGACGATAAATAAGGGATGCACAGGTAATAACCCGAAATATTTACTCCTCTAGGTCTGTGCAAAAAGTAATCAAGTAGTACAATGGAAAAGTTACTAACCTCTAAAGAGGTGAAAGAGCTTTTGGGTATTAAAAGCGATACTACCCTAATAAGAATGGAGCATGAAGGGTATATCAAGTACAAGATGAGAATAGGAAACCGAAAGAGGTATTGTCCTGTACATATCCGACAAAAGCTAGGTCAATAAAGTCAAGGAGCGGGCTGCTCCTTTTCTTTTAGACCTATATTCCGCTGTAAAAAACGCTGTTAAAAAATAAAACCCTTGCAATCTATTGACTACAAGGGAATTACATTTTTAAAAGTGGTACCTCCAGGAATCGAACCAGGGACACATGGATTTTCAGTCCATTGCTCTACCAACTGAGCTAAGGTACCTTTTGCTCTAAAGCGGTGGCAAATTTACATAATTTTATTTTTGTCAAAAGCTTTTTGCTATTTATTTTTAGTTTTTTTTAATTCTACTTAATTATTTCCAATATTCGTTCTAATGCCATACCTCTAGATCCTTTTATGAGCATTACAGATTCTTGCGTTTTGTCCATTTTAAATTGTTTAATAAAGCTCTCGAGGTTCTCAAATAATTGAGCTTGCTCACACTTTACCTTTGAAAACGCTTGGCCAATTAAGTATGTTTGGTCTATTTGAAGTTGTTGTGTTAATTCAGCAATATTTTGATGTTCTTTGGTTGTGTATTTTCCCAATTCAAACATATCGCCCAGAATGGCTATTTTCTGATTTTCTGATTGTTTGCTTAGGTTTTTTAAAGCAACAACCATACTGCTAGGGTTTGCGTTGTAAGCGTCTAAAATGATTTTTAAGTGCCCTGTCTGAATAACCTGTGATCGATTGTTTGTAGGACTGTATTGAGATATACCTTTTATAATTTTAGCTGTGCTCATATTGAAAACTTGTCCTACAGCAGCAGCGAGTAGTATATTGTGATAATTGTATTCACCTACTAATTGTGTGTCGCATTGTAGGTCTTCAAATTCTAGACTGATGTAGGGTTCAGCTTTGATAAGCTTACTATCGCTACTTGTTAAAAAGCGCTCAATTCCATAAGATCTTTTTAATTGTTCTTTGTCCCAGTGACCTACAATCGCTGTTTTATTATGGATTCTTAAATGGTCAAATAACTCACTTTTTCCTTTTATTATATTTTCTTCACTTCCAAATCCTTCTAAGTGAGCTTTTCCATAATTTGTAATCAGTCCATAATCGGGTAGAGCGATGCTGGAAAGTAATTTTATTTCTTTCAAATGATTAGCGCCCATTTCAACAATTCCTATCTCTGTAGAGCTATCAAAGCTTAAAAGAGTTAATGGTACGCCTATATGATTATTTAAATTACCTGCCGTTCCTTTAACATTGAATTGTTGACTTAGAACGGATAGTGTTAATTCTTTAGTCGTGGTTTTCCCATTGCTTCCTGTTAATGAGATGATGGGTATATTTAATTTTTTCTGTGAAAGGTTGCTAGATCTTGTAGATTTTTTAAAGTGTCCTCTACTACAGTAACTCTAGGGTTTTTGTCCCATTTGTGATCGTTAGATATTGCATGAAGAGCACCTTTATCTAGTGCCTGTTCTATGTATTGATTACCATTAAAATTTTCTCCAATTAACGCATAAAATATCTGACCTTTTTTTATTCTTCTAGTGTCAGTCTGTATGCCATTGCTGCTTAAAAATAATTGATATAATTCTTCCATAAAATAGCTGCATAAAAAAGCCCTTAAAAATAAGGGCTTCTTTTTAAATTAATAAAGAGTCACAAGAATTAATTGCGAGGTCTTTTGTTTTTCTTAGACTTAGATCCAACACGAGACATCGCACAACGGAAACCAAGATCATCTTTAGCCATGTCCTGTGGATAGAATCTACGAGACGCTGGGTCTAACCAGTAAGCTCTATCTCTCCAAGATCCACCTTTGATAACACGTACTTCGTTATCAATTAGAGTTGTTCTAGTGTTTTCTTGATCGTATTGTCTATCAAGAGTTCCTAATGAATCTGATTCTACAGTGTGAAGTGGAGAGTCATACATTCTTTTGTTGTCTGCTAGTTGATCAGTGTTGTCAAAATATTTAGAAGAACGACGATCACCATCACGGAAGTCGCGGTTATCACTTCTGTCAAAGTTAGTTCTTAAATAAGTCTCGTTTTCATCAACTTCTACTTGTTGAATCTCACCAGGTAATGCACGTGCAATCGTCTTACCATTACTTAAGGTATCGTATACTATAGAATCAGCTTCTACAACAGCAATCATTCCATCAGCACCTATTTTGTTTTTTGTGTATTGGTTACCACGATAGTAGTTAAAGTCGTTAAATTCATCATCAACGATAGGACGGTAAACGTCAGCTACCCATTCAGATACGTTACCAGCCATGTCGTAAACACCAAAGTCGTTAGGCTCATAAGACATAACCTCTGCAGTGATATCAGCTCCGTCATCACTCCATCCAGCTATACCACCATAATCTCCATCACCTTGCTTAAAGTTAGCCATGTGATCTCCACGTGTTTGACGCTTACCACTACGTGTGTATTGTCCATCCCATGGATATTTTTTTCTACCGCGATATGCGTTATATTCTCTTTGAGAAACTTCAGCAAGTGCTGCATATTCCCATTCTGCTTCAGTCGGTAGTCTATATCCAGGTAAGATGATACCGTCTTTACGAGTTACATATAATCCGGATGCCTCGCCACCGCCGTCACCTTGCTTTGCAGCTTTTTGTGTTTTTCTTTTTTCTAGAGATTCACTTCTTTTTCCACCACGCGTTTTCTCATCGTCTCCACCGTAAGCTAGAGTAGGTGCGTTTAGATAAGTCTCAGTGCTGAATGTTGAGCCAGCCTCTTGATTTGCAAGTGCATCTTTAGCAGTATAGCCTTCTTGATTAAGAATTAATTCATTTACACGGTCTGTTCTCCATTCAGAGAATTCAACTGCCTGGATCCATGTAACACCTACCACAGGATAATTTTGGTATGCTGGGTGACGTAAGTAGTTCTTAGTCATTTCTTCATTAAATCCTAGTCGGTTTCTCCATACCAGAGTGTCAGGCACTGCACCATTATAGATGTTACGATATTCTTCATCTTCAGGTGGAAAAACTCCTTTAATCCAATCCAGCATTTCTAAATACATACCGTTAGTAACCTCAGTTTCATCAATGTAGAAAGACTGAACGTGTTGCTGGTTAGGAGTGTTGTTCCAGTCATGCATCGGGTCATCTTTAACGCGACCCATTGTAAATGTTCCACCTTCAACAAATACTAATCCTGGTCCAGTTTCCTGCTCCTTATATTTAGTATTTAATTCAAAACCACCGTTTTTACCGGTAACGTCCCATCCAGTTCCTCGAGATGTGCTAGAATAATCGTTTCCACCACCACCACAGCTCACTAGTGCCACACCAGCGATTAGTGTAAATACTGCTTTTAATGCAAAGTACTTCTTCATTTTAAGATATTATTTTGAAAAATGTCTCGCAATATAACAACTTCGGCGAAAACCAAAAGCATAAATTGTTAATATTCCCATTACATTTGTCGTTCCATGGTTTTAAACGAGCTTGAATCCTCTTTATTACATGAGTGTTCACATTATTTTTAAGTTTTTATTTTTTATACTAGAATTTATAAACAGACGTTATCGGTTTGATGAGATATATTTATTTACTTATTTTTAGTTTACCTTTTTTCTTAATGGCTCAAGGCCAAAGAGAAGAGTTGAAATGGCAGACTGCTGTTAATCAGTCCATAGGTGATTATAATGTCTTAATACCTTATTTTGAAAACGGTTATCAATTTAATGGGAACCAAATTTGGTTCTCCAAATCGATAGAAACGACTTCAATGGTCGATGAGTCTAGTTTAGTATTAGAAAATCTGCAAACTGAGGTCATTACTAATAGTGAATTAGCAAGTCTGGACAAAGAATATATTGTAAATGGATTGCAGTATAATTTGAAGAATGCGCTTTCGCGAAAGCGAAACTATGCACAGATTAGAGTTTCTCCTATTTATAAAGACGGAAACGAGTATCGTAGGGTTTTATCTTTTACTCCAGTATTTACGGATGGAATTCCAATATTTACTACTAAATCAACTAATTATGGTAATTCTTTACTTACTTCAGGCGATTGGTACCGATTTAAAGTAGAGAATACTGGAGTGCACAGAATAACGAGATCATTTTTAAGTAATTTAGGAATGGATATCAGTAACGTAGATCCTCGTAATATTAAGATTTATGGTAATGGTGGTCCATCGCTTCCGTTGGTTAATTCGCAAACGATAGCCTATGATCCAGCAGAGATTGCTATTAAGATAAACGGTGAAGCAGATGGAAGTTTTGATGCTGGAGATGAGATTTTATTCTATGCTACGGCCGCAAATACAGAGTATGTTCAAGAAAATGATAGTCATATTAATCCATATACCGATGATTCTTTTTATTACATCACTGTAAGTACGGGAAATGGGAAACGTATTTTACCCTTTGTACAGCCGGTAGGAACGCCAGCTGTTACATATGACTATTTTCATGCAAGACAGCACCACGAAATAGATGAAAGAAACATAGGTCAAATAGGTAGAATATGGTATGGTGAGCGATTTGATTTTGAACCAGAACAAACCTTTGAATTTGAATTTGAGAATGTAATTGCAACTAGGCCTTCAAGGTTAAAAGTGGTTACTGGTGCTATATCAGATATAGATAGTTCTTTTAATTGTGAAGTTAACGGTGTTAGTGCAGGAGCTATAACTCATTTCGGTCTAGCAGGAGCTAATACGGTGGTTTCTAGAAGAGGACAATTGATTGCAAATAACCTTACAATTTCTACTGATGACGTTGATGTGAAAATTATTTTTAATAATTCTGGAAATCCTGGTGCTGAAGGTTATCTAGATTATATTGAGCTAGAGGTACCTCAATTTCTAGTAGGGATAAATGAGTCATATAGATTTAGAAATACTGATGCCGCCTTGCAACCTGGAGTTGTGAGGTTTCAGTTTTCGAGCTCTAGTGATATTTCTGAGGTATGGAATGTCACAGATCCTTATAACGTCACAACGGTACTTAATAATGCCGGTGATGCTAATTTCTCATTTGTAGATAATGGTGGTGAGGTTAAAGAATATCTAGCTGTGGATGCAAGCAATGTGTTCAATCCGATTGCCGTTTCTAATAGACGTGTTGCAAATCAAAATTTAAAAGGAACCATCTTTTTAAATAGTGCAGGTAGTTTTGTAGATGTAGATTATCTGATTA from Nonlabens arenilitoris harbors:
- a CDS encoding recombinase family protein yields the protein MYQSNLVMKARYNRISTANQNLERQLAKQAKGETIYNDVISGSVLFNKRPKGQELTEDIKSGKITYVSVSSIDRLGRNLIDILQTVQFFTDNGVNLMVDNLGITSLIDGKPNSTFNLIISVMGNVAQMERETLLERQREGIAIAKAKGTYKGRVRGSVEAKEDFLSKYPDVIKSLKKGNSLRDTAKISECSLGTVQKVKQYLKTA
- a CDS encoding UDP-N-acetylmuramoyl-tripeptide--D-alanyl-D-alanine ligase, whose amino-acid sequence is MPIISLTGSNGKTTTKELTLSVLSQQFNVKGTAGNLNNHIGVPLTLLSFDSSTEIGIVEMGANHLKEIKLLSSIALPDYGLITNYGKAHLEGFGSEENIIKGKSELFDHLRIHNKTAIVGHWDKEQLKRSYGIERFLTSSDSKLIKAEPYISLEFEDLQCDTQLVGEYNYHNILLAAAVGQVFNMSTAKIIKGISQYSPTNNRSQVIQTGHLKIILDAYNANPSSMVVALKNLSKQSENQKIAILGDMFELGKYTTKEHQNIAELTQQLQIDQTYLIGQAFSKVKCEQAQLFENLESFIKQFKMDKTQESVMLIKGSRGMALERILEIIK
- a CDS encoding Mur ligase domain-containing protein, producing MEELYQLFLSSNGIQTDTRRIKKGQIFYALIGENFNGNQYIEQALDKGALHAISNDHKWDKNPRVTVVEDTLKNLQDLATFHRKN
- the gldJ gene encoding gliding motility lipoprotein GldJ → MKKYFALKAVFTLIAGVALVSCGGGGNDYSSTSRGTGWDVTGKNGGFELNTKYKEQETGPGLVFVEGGTFTMGRVKDDPMHDWNNTPNQQHVQSFYIDETEVTNGMYLEMLDWIKGVFPPEDEEYRNIYNGAVPDTLVWRNRLGFNEEMTKNYLRHPAYQNYPVVGVTWIQAVEFSEWRTDRVNELILNQEGYTAKDALANQEAGSTFSTETYLNAPTLAYGGDDEKTRGGKRSESLEKRKTQKAAKQGDGGGEASGLYVTRKDGIILPGYRLPTEAEWEYAALAEVSQREYNAYRGRKKYPWDGQYTRSGKRQTRGDHMANFKQGDGDYGGIAGWSDDGADITAEVMSYEPNDFGVYDMAGNVSEWVADVYRPIVDDEFNDFNYYRGNQYTKNKIGADGMIAVVEADSIVYDTLSNGKTIARALPGEIQQVEVDENETYLRTNFDRSDNRDFRDGDRRSSKYFDNTDQLADNKRMYDSPLHTVESDSLGTLDRQYDQENTRTTLIDNEVRVIKGGSWRDRAYWLDPASRRFYPQDMAKDDLGFRCAMSRVGSKSKKNKRPRN